AAAGTGGAGAAATCAAGAAGATCCATCACTGCTGTGTTAAGAAAGTGTAgagatcttctgaagaaattgaTTATGGGAATGTCTTGCCTTTTGCACTTATAAATATAGCTGGGGTGCCAAGACGCCAACGGTCAAGCTTGTccttgtggaaattgaattttttaattctattttattatcattgaatAAAGCTCCGTCATCAATGTTTGAATGGTATTCAGGTGCCATACTGGTTCATCCACTGAAGTCAAAGAAAATACTAACAAGTTCAAAACCTTAAATAGGCTACGGAACCATCCAAGCAGTTAAGACTAAAGCCGAATCCCTAACCATAAAGTGGGTCTATATGGATGTTATTGTTCCATCTTTTATGATCATTTGAACTAAAAGGTAAATCGGTCGGTATGAACACATTTAGCTTGATAGTTAAATTAATCATGTGATGCGAGAGGGCTCTTCAATAATGGCAACTACATTAAGATAGTAAGGTCCTCCGTTTTCAACACATTGTATATTTTAATACATTGGTCACTTATGTAGGTGAGAGGGTTCTTGTTTGGCGGCTTATACTTTAATAACATTTCCAggttttttctcttcttttttggcTGTCCCACTGCTAACTGCTTAATTAGTCGGTCAGCTCCTTTCTAAAATAAGATATATAGAagatgtaataaaaaaatttaggttcTTGTTTGGCGGCTCATACTTTAATAACATTTCCaggtttttttgttcttttttggcTGTCCCACTGCTAACTACTTAATTAGTCGGTCAGCTCCTTTCTAAAATAAGATATATAGAGGatgtaataaaaaattttggttggttaaaattgagatttatttttgtatgtaagtaaaaatgtaattttattattttaataatttatatttttttgtaatttttaaaaaatttaattaatttttttattattttagaggtgaAGTGCAATTTTattataactaatttaaaattttataaattattaaaatgtcaaaagaaggattttttattttaagagggTCCAGGGCACCACCGGGTACACAAGacccttaaaaaaattaattgaaatcttaTACTAAATTTGCATTCAATTCAACTTCTacagttaataaaaaaataattaaaccctTCCGTTAATAGTTTCTATCTTTAATTATGTTACTATTAAAATCAATTGATAAATCAATCAAATGACGACAAGTGAAAgcttttgatttaatcatataatttcctcattaaaaatcataaaaatgttataaaaaattaaaaatatatataaacttataaaacctataaaaattataaaaacttataataaattatacaaatagtaaaaaataaaacatattaaaaatatttataaattataaatattataaaaaatctagtaatctaataattatcaataattataaaacttataaaaattagaagaaattatgaaaaattgtaattttatttaaaattataaaatgttacaaatatataaatatttatttatttgttcctCGTTTATAAATTAAAcccctaaaattaaaataaacacgcGACATTAAATCAACTTTTGGATAATGAGAATAGCGTTTGAATATTTTATGTtaacatacattaatatttacaacTATTGGATAATAAGTTTGGTTTTATAATATCTAACTGTACCAAAAAACTTTATATTATActataaacatttttcaaactttGGAGTTCCAAACTATTGTATTGTACtttaaaaactaaatataaaaattttaaaattaaaaacaataagtTATCAATAAAAAGGAAAGAGCCTCTTAATCATCATTATATTATTTGTGGAAGATTGATAATATTTCATTCAACACGAAAATGATCTTAGCGATCTCACTATTATTCTCATTGTTCGATAGTTAATCTCATATGATGTGTTTGTTATGATTTTAGGGTTTAACTacctttttataatttctaatgttttctaatttttaataattttataagtttttataaaattcaatagaaatttttgtaagtttatataattttattagttttataatttttttaagattaaataaaaaaggttaacttattttaataatcaatatgatgaaaagacaaaaaaatattaagagaagttcttaattaatttttttttattaattgtaaGAATTCAATTGGGTTTAATTTCATCGAAAGTAGGTAGACTTGTTGGCCATGCTGGGTTGGATATCATTTTGTCGACTTTGAGGATTCAGTGTCCACTATTCTCAAGTAACGTagacttttcttctttttttttttcttttttttagtatataatatgatattaatatataaagACACCAAATTTGAAGAAAGTTTACTTCAAGATTATTAAAATGTATCCTGGGAAATTTTTTAACCCATCAAATTACTCATATTCTTCATTGACTTATTTAATATAATACAGGACACCAAAATTGAAGAAAgtttaatttaatccaaattcaagtttattaaaatgtatcttaCAATTTTTCTTTAACCCATCAATGTAATATTATTTGATACACTTTCGATAGAGATTTTAGATATAATAGGGTCAGTAGGTGAtaagtattttataaaaatataataaaatatattttttttaaaaaaagcatgacaatttttaaaaactacttataaaataaaaaatgcattattaatatattaaatacaaaTCCTATTAATATATACCAACACCAAAATTGAAGAAAGTTTAATTTTGTAAGATCCacttcaaatttattaaaattcatcTTGGAAATTTTTTTAACCGATAAACTTTATATTGTTCACTGAatgacaatttttttcattttttattttattattttatcaaatgaTTCTGATTAAATGAACTTATTTGGAGAGGGATGATtgattagtatatatataaagctTGGACAGGCCTGGTTCACCACTGCCGTCTGAAATTGAAAGAGCCACCAAGAGGGTGAATGACAAAGACAATAATGAACTGGATCCTAGGGATCAGAAGATGGAGGACTCTCATGGTTGGAAGGAATCTCATGGGAAGGAAACTGTTTTACTTGATCACGATGAGTTTGAGCTGTTTGGATGATGATAATAATGCAGCCTCGCCAAtacccaaaatatttttttttcctaCGGTTTATAATAGTTGAACTTTTAGTGGtataataaatatgattttagaattttatttctataaatcagattaataaatattaaatattaatatttatgagaatatataaaaatatatttaaaattggcCTAATAATTTTGTCAATTATATAGTTAACCAAGGctcaaagattaaattgtaaaaatttgaatcgttataaatttttaattgattgaagacttaaataacatttaatcaatgactaaaatgataaataaatcatTTTGTAATATAAGATAGTAGATGATGATGCTGTTTTCCAATTGTAATTAAAGTAAACTAATTAAGGATTAGGTTAATTAATCAAGGTTAACTAATGTTTAATTAAggtataaaagttaaatttagtggAGGAGAATTTGTCATCTTCCTCATTTGCTCTTCTTGTCGTCCATTGAAGAAAGCCTAATGAAAAATACTAAAGACATCCTGCCATTGATTTTAAGATAAATTCAAGtcattttattaagatttttatgaatttagaGTTCTGGGAGTTTGATTTGGCTAAtttatgtaccaatttgtaaaactgttaaagttttagaaagttgcATATTGTTGATTTATTgaagaattaggcttgaaattgatagattttaaacttaaaaaataaaaaagaactagattgtaaagttaatttagcttgtttgttaattttgttacattaggaatcaaattaaataaatataaaacttatcatgaaattatattagaaatagaaagtataaggttcaaaataaaaatatgtgaaaTCGGATTTTAATTCGAATCTAAGAATTGAAAGTTATGACTATCCCGACTATAGGTTCATGCATATCATAGAATAGTATGGAGATACTTGGTATTGAttaatgatataaaatgattgtttagatcaagaatcggATCGAAGAGAAGTTGATcgggaaaaaactaaaattgcgAATTAGCCCCTAAAGTATCCGCTTTGCATATTTTGAACAAATAAGTTCAAATGAAACTTATCactctcttttattttatgtatatattaattatgtttgaatttatctATATGCTAGAATTTAGTTAATTTGGCACATATGActtaaaatggactaaattgaaaagtcaTGTGGATATTGATTATTATGAAATAGTACAGGGTGCAAATATGAATGTTGATTTATTACAGAACTCGTAAATGAAATATGTAATCATGTACATATTGGATCTGGTGacttaagtgtagtatattcgtttatacaattgtaattttttcgaataaattggttaataaattattagtgaattacaataataccctttgtatattgtcctcacatgatttttgcatgtaaaaCAAATATTAGTTCagtggttatctaatgtttaaataatactaaatggtattacgtggtcggattgtAAAACGGATAGATATCTAATATTAGTAGACAACTTATAAAATAACATGTTATTTCCGATTAGATTAAGGAAATGTTTAGATTcgcctactaatataagttgtttttccgtattatgatccgaccacataataccacttagtattagtttaaacattagataaccagtaAACCAatagttgtttttatttttactttgcatgcaaaaactatACAAAgacattatacaaagtatattaatgaaattcataaattattttattaaccaatttgtttgaaaaaattacaaatttacaaacTAATATACTACACTTAAAATATAGATCTAACAaagataaataattattataaatatttgtatatatatatatatatatgatggttGAGTTAATTGTTATTCATGTGTTTAATTAAAAGCATGATAGAAATTGGGTTATGTAAAATACATTATGCTATGATGTAAGGCATTATTTGAATAGCCAATATTTAAATCATCTACATTTATGCTATGCCTCGCTATGTTCCCATATTTGAACTTATTTACTTTTCCTTGATAAATTTTTTGTAATATACCTTGATAAACTTTTTGTAATATTGAAACCTTGaaccaaaatttcataaattctaattaatgggaaaaaaagaagataatACGTATCTCAAAATGCTGACTCCCAACTCTTTAACATAGTCGTGCAGGGTGATGCTAGCATATTAGACACAACAAGTAGAAACGCATAGCAGAAAAATGAAGTCAACAtttgccaaaaaaaaaatattgaacctaAATTTGAGAGCAAAGCATTTTCATGTTTACCATATAAACAATATTAAATCTAGATGTTTACCATTATTGATtccaaaaaagagaaaaaaggaggAGTGTAATAGATATAGACATtctcaaattaaataataatacaacaataaaaTCAAAATGCTTAAGCATTATTGTTCTTCACACCTGATTATTGCCATCTTcatctaaattttaattataaagttCAGGAGCAAGGCGAGGTGAGACCAAGGCTTCAAGCGGTGTAGATTTACAACGTGTTTGGTTCGCTGTTTTCCCCCCCTCTGCATGCGTATTCCCCCCTATGCAGCAGGCCCACCAGGAAACGGTTGTTTGGTTCGCTGTTTTCCCATTCCCCGCCGAATCGGTTACTCCCCCATTACATTGATTGCGCGTAATAGGCATTACGGCCCCTCAGCGCCGATTACCCATTCCGCGTCTTTCCCTTTTTTCTCTTCCGTTTTCTGCCCTCGTCCTCAACGCTGTCAAAAGCTTCCCCAAAGTAATCGACGGAGTCCTCGACGTTGTCAAAAGCTTCCCCAAAGTCGATCCTTCCAAGGTCACCCCTTTTTCTCACATCCATTTCACGATTTattgtttgattttatatttcGGTGCTTGGGTGCTTAGGAAGAAATGATTTTGAAGTTATTCTTTTCTGGAACTACTTGATATTTCACCCGATTTATAGTGTTTTATGTGCATTTTTGGGTTTCATTCCCAAAATTGAAAGCCAAATCTTTCACCGGTAATCAATcatttttatacaatttcttTTCATGCTCATGTTTCCTTGTTTGGGTTTCTTTCAAAATTTCTGAATCAAATTGCTGTAGTTATTGGTAGATATTAGAAGAAGATAGTGCTGGTTTTGGCTTTAGGGGATTTGCATATACCCCATCGGGCGGCTGATCTCCCTCCCAAATTCAAGTCCATGCTAGTTCCTGGAATGATCCAACACGTCTTTTGCACTGGTAATCTTTGCATCAAGGTATcccatctttcttttcctttctggattttttttttgtagctGAAATCATAGTTGAATTTGGTTCCACTTCTTTAGCACTTTGGGTTTTATGTTTCTCAGCAAGCAATTGAATATATtaattttctcttccttttttggAACTATGGATTGTTCATTCCTTTGTAGTAGTTATGCTAAATTTATGCCTAATTTAATCTGGATTTCATGTTTTTGCCCAATTATTTTCTCTTTGAGTTGTAATATGCGAAGAGATATTATTTGCTAGTTTGAATTTGGGAAAAGCAGCAGAAGCTACCATACCTGAATTATCAGTATTTTAAATGATCGCCAGCAAttgttttatttgataattgtaATTTTGATCCGAATAGCCATTGCTGCTACCTTGCATTTATACATGCAAAGAATGATTCCTGTCATGTTTGATCTGAAATGCGTATAATCACGTGTCAGATACTAGTTTGTGCCCAACTCTGACATGAGTATGTTCAAAATTTCCGAAGCTTTTCCGTATGTTTGAAGGATTTTATCTCAATCCTTTGAATATGTGTAGGGCATATGTGCCACTTTTGAGAAAACGAGAAGAGTCCGTGTAGCATAGCATTAAGTAGGATTGAAGTACATATTTGGTTGAACTTAGAAACATGTAGGAAGTTAGTCACTAAGGGCTAGTTtctcattgcttttgaaaagtgctgcaAAAAAATGCTTAtgaaaaatgcttttgaaaagctTGGTCTAAAATTTAAGAGTTTACTATCTGTTTAGTATTGCTTATGGCtctaaaagcacttttgaaaagctATTTTTCTCTTATTTGCATAGCCAACAACAAATCAAATGAACCTGATTTGTTAGCTTTAGCTTtatggaaattatgccatagtATTTCTACCAATTGAACTTTTAcggtttttgtttttcttattaaaattacCACTGGCCCAGCTAATTCGGACTAAAATTTCAGGAAGTTCAAGATTACTTGAAGACACTTTGTCCTGACTTGCATATTACCAGAGGTGAATATGATGAAGATACAAGATATCCCGAGACCAAAACATTAACTATCAGACAATTCAAGTTGGGATTGTGCCATGCCATGGCCATCAGgtattattttcttctttccgCTGGTATATAGTATTGGACTCTGCATTTTAAATCAGTAAGTAGTTTGCCATTGATGcagattataaatttatattgaagCATGCATCTCCTGCTGTGAAAAATATGTGATTTCATGCTAATGgtgttaaataaatataaaaataatcgtTCATGCCTTACATTTCAAGTTAAAATATGTTCTGTTTGGAAAACTTGTAGACAGAGATCTTGCTCTCTTTTTCTGAAGCTGCTAAAGGATGCACGAAGGATCTACAGTTTTATGCATTTGTAACTTGTGATTCTTGCGGTAAGTAGCGCCTAAAATTTGTTGGAATCATGTTGTGTTCAAGAACCATACAAGCACAAATGTAATCCACTACATGCATAATTCCAAGTGGAGAGAAAGGTAACCTGGTATGTTCATCTAAGTTACTTACATTTTTTGCAAGTTGATTAATCATAGACTTACTGTTGCTTCTTTGTCCTTCTGCAGCAAGACCTGCATTCTACAAATATGTTGCCTTCATGTTCATCTTGAATGCACTAGAACTGTTTGCTTTACCTAGAGCTTCTTTCTAAAGATCAATATACCAATATTGCTGTGGGAACATATCCAAAAATGTAGAATGTGCTTTACCTAGAGCTTCTTCCTAAATATCAGTTagtccttgatttttttttcagtaTGTACTATGTGTTATCAAGTAGATTTGGAGTTTGAATATCTACatctaaattattttcatttccaaGCAGAGATCTTTTCTGATCAATTTTCTTGTAACAAAATAAATAGTATCATTGTGTTTGTTATTGTAGAATTACAAGAGTCTTGTACTAATAGAATTTGATGGAGTTTGAATGGCTCACAGGTTTGATggagtttattttttaattcttttttaatttttaattatgttcaatTATAATTAACACTACAAAAATTATCTCAACaaacgaaacaaaaaaaaagtaaaatgctacaaacaaatcatgttttctttttaaaaaaaaagaaagatatttaACACACTATATTATTCAAATgggttttttaataataattattaagtcatcaattaatcaaatccacaaaatcaattattttagattatattttatagtattatatattatgattttagtaaattcgtataagaatatttaatactaagaattttattaaattatatatttatattaaattatatttaataataattattttagattatattttatagtattatatattatgattttagtaaattcatataagaatattttaatattaagaattttattaaattatattttttattaaattatatttaataattattattttaaattatattttatactattatatattaaaattttagtaaattcatataagaattttattaaattataatatatttaattataattatgtttaaatatgattaaattatttattattgataataataatcttattaaaatttaaataacaataacaataatcatttaccaaaacaaatttatgctaagggtattctagtcattttagttttttccattatgctattacacctctattccattcaaccaaacacaagattactattacgcctctattccattacattcaaccaaagaGTTGATTTgttattacacctctaatccattacacctctaatccattacatctctattccattacgcctctaatccaatacagcgaaccaaacgtgctcttaATGTTAGTCAATCCAGCGGTGCCGGTCAAGTCAATCAAACCATTGGATGGTGTTGAGAAATCGAAGGCGTGCAAAAAATTAGACATGGTCAACAACAACATATGGAGTGCAAACGATGTTCCAGGACAACTCCTCCTACCGCTGCCAAAGGGCATTAGTTCAAAATGTTGACCCCTAACATCCACATCTTTGTGGGTAGTGAGAAACCTCTCGGGCTTAAACTCCAATGGTTCTGGCCATTTTTTAGGATCCCTTTGAATCTTGTGAAGGTTTATGATCAACCGAGTGCCTTTGGGGATGTCGTAGCCTCCAATGGAGCAAGTTTCACTGAGCTCACGAGGTGCTGACAGAGGTGCAGGTGGATACAATCTTAATGTCTCTTTAACTATGGCTTGAATGTACACCAATTTGCCGATGTCTGTTTCATTCACAAACCTATCCTTGCCTATATGGGTGTCTAGTTCTTCTTGAGCCTTTTTGAGTATATGAGGTTTATTTAACATGAGGGAAAGACCCCATATTAAGGTAACTGTTGTTGTGTCACTGCCTGCTAAAATCATATTCTGCAATatgcatttttcataatttttagaattttagaattGAATAATGGAGAGATAAGAATTGAAAAAAGAACGAGTAAAATGTTATACCAAAGAAGTGGCTTTGTTGATGGTGTCAGCATCATATCCGGCAAGACTTGCACCTTTAAGAACGGAGTTCATCACGTCCATGAAATCcttctcctttttattttcatcccaGCGTCCACTCTTCCTATGGTCATCTAGCCATCCCCCGGAAATTTCATCCAACTCTTTAGCAGTTATCTTCATCCGCTTTTCATAACCACCAATATCCAACCATCGGAGGAAAGGGACTGCATCTCCCAACACAAACATCCCTGTCAAGTGAAAGAAAT
The sequence above is drawn from the Gossypium hirsutum isolate 1008001.06 chromosome A05, Gossypium_hirsutum_v2.1, whole genome shotgun sequence genome and encodes:
- the LOC107905382 gene encoding cytochrome P450 CYP82D47, with the translated sequence MIRIGVHPALVVNSSEVAKEIFTVNDMYVSSRSEFAAAEHLGYNYAMFGFSPYGQYWREMRKITMLEVLSNHRIDQLKKVFVSEIEGSMKLLYKTWAEKKDGSGKVLVEMKKNFSDLTLNVIMRTVAGKRYSVVAEEDQKEVLRYRKALRDFFHLTGMFVLGDAVPFLRWLDIGGYEKRMKITAKELDEISGGWLDDHRKSGRWDENKKEKDFMDVMNSVLKGASLAGYDADTINKATSLNMILAGSDTTTVTLIWGLSLMLNKPHILKKAQEELDTHIGKDRFVNETDIGKLVYIQAIVKETLRLYPPAPLSAPRELSETCSIGGYDIPKGTRLIINLHKIQRDPKKWPEPLEFKPERFLTTHKDVDVRGQHFELMPFGSGRRSCPGTSFALHMLLLTMSNFLHAFDFSTPSNGLIDLTGTAGLTNIKSTFGSLYWIRGVME